In Dromiciops gliroides isolate mDroGli1 chromosome 5, mDroGli1.pri, whole genome shotgun sequence, the following are encoded in one genomic region:
- the SYPL1 gene encoding synaptophysin-like protein 1 isoform X2, protein MSGLQINFSPLKEPLGFIKILQWVASIFSFATCGGFKGKTGFLVSCSSHSTKNETVEAAFAYPFRLNQVSFSTAVDPLCNVTWSKYFLIGDFSSSAQFYVTFAVLVFLYCIAALVLYIGYMNLYRESRKIPFIDFLITLIVTFLWLVSTSAWAKALTDIKITTGENFIKEITACTGDVKCYYDSVTSMGSLNVSVIFGFLNMILWGGNAWFVYKETSLHSQSNVSTHGAGTVAPPTGM, encoded by the exons gtagcttccattttttcttttgctacttGTGGAGGTTTTAAAGGCAAAACAGGTTTCCTGGTTTCCTGTTCAAGTCACAGTACTAAAAATGAGACAGTTGAAGCTGCCTTTGCCTATCCTTTCAG gtTGAATCAGGTTTCATTTAGTACAGCAGTGGACCCTCTGTGTAATGTAACTTGGAGCAAGTATTTTCTTATAGGAGATTTCTCTTCATCTGCCCAGTTCTATGTTACGTTTGCAGTCTTGGTCTTCCTCTACTGCATTGCCGCACTTGTACTTTATATTGGTTATATGAACCTGTATCGGGAGAGTCGAAAAATTCCCTTTATC gacTTCCTTATTACTCTCATTGTTACTTTCTTATGGTTGGTGAGCACTTCAGCCTGGGCTAAAGCTCTGACAGACATTAAGATAACCACAGGTgaaaattttattaaagaaatcaCCGCTTGCACAGGGGATGTAAAATGCTACTATGACTCTGTGACCAGTATGGGATCTCTGAATGTATCTGTG aTCTTTGGTTTTCTGAACATGATACTTTGGGGAGGAAATGCTTGGTTTGTATATAAGGAAACCAGCTTGCACAGTCAGTCAAATGTTTCTACTCATGGCGCAGGAACAGTTGCACCTCCTACAGGAATGTAA
- the SYPL1 gene encoding synaptophysin-like protein 1 isoform X3, giving the protein MDFLITLIVTFLWLVSTSAWAKALTDIKITTGENFIKEITACTGDVKCYYDSVTSMGSLNVSVIFGFLNMILWGGNAWFVYKETSLHSQSNVSTHGAGTVAPPTGM; this is encoded by the exons ATG gacTTCCTTATTACTCTCATTGTTACTTTCTTATGGTTGGTGAGCACTTCAGCCTGGGCTAAAGCTCTGACAGACATTAAGATAACCACAGGTgaaaattttattaaagaaatcaCCGCTTGCACAGGGGATGTAAAATGCTACTATGACTCTGTGACCAGTATGGGATCTCTGAATGTATCTGTG aTCTTTGGTTTTCTGAACATGATACTTTGGGGAGGAAATGCTTGGTTTGTATATAAGGAAACCAGCTTGCACAGTCAGTCAAATGTTTCTACTCATGGCGCAGGAACAGTTGCACCTCCTACAGGAATGTAA